In a single window of the Gossypium hirsutum isolate 1008001.06 chromosome A13, Gossypium_hirsutum_v2.1, whole genome shotgun sequence genome:
- the LOC107893889 gene encoding uncharacterized protein, with product MWNFVVKAFTGASGSKTGSLKPSQVSSECLDDDTSLHNRGEERLECPICWEFFNVVENIPYVLWCGHTLCKNCVLGLQRAVLKYPTLPIHLPFFVTCPWCNLFSLRLVYKGNVKFPSKNYFLLWMIESMNGDRSKSNSSIHGGHPPACSTNRITDGGVQLRHINTRRAQCTMHCLENSASSRSQGRLIIDYFSAERLHLSLRKSLVFLLHLTVKFPLIVIFLLIVLYAIPASAAVFALYILITVVFAVPSFLILYFAFPSLDWLVREIIS from the coding sequence ATGTGGAACTTTGTTGTGAAGGCCTTTACTGGAGCCAGCGGGTCTAAGACTGGTTCGTTGAAACCAAGTCAGGTTTCTTCAGAATGCTTGGATGATGATACGTCTTTGCACAACCGTGGAGAGGAAAGATTGGAATGCCCGATATGCTGGGAATTCTTCAATGTTGTAGAGAATATACCGTATGTTCTATGGTGTGGCCATACTTTATGTAAAAATTGTGTCTTAGGGCTGCAACGAGCTGTTCTGAAATACCCTACATTACCAATCCATCTTCCGTTCTTCGTGACTTGCCCATGGTGTAATCTATTCTCCTTGAGGCTGGTTTACAAGGGGAACGTCAAGTTTCCCAGCAAGAACTACTTTCTCCTCTGGATGATTGAGAGCATGAATGGTGATAGGTCAAAATCGAATTCTTCCATTCATGGGGGTCATCCACCTGCCTGTTCCACAAATAGAATAACAGATGGTGGTGTTCAGCTTAGGCATATAAATACGAGGCGAGCTCAATGTACTATGCACTGTTTGGAAAATTCAGCGTCAAGCCGTAGTCAAGGACGCCTGATAATCGACTATTTCAGTGCCGAAAGACTTCACTTGTCACTCCGCAAGTCCTTGGTTTTCCTTTTGCACTTAACAGTTAAGTTCCCTTTGATTGTCATATTTCTTTTGATAGTCTTATATGCCATACCTGCAAGTGCAGCCGTTTTTGCTCTGTACATTCTTATCACTGTGGTGTTCGCTGTCCCGTCTTTTCTCATTTTGTACTTTGCTTTCCCCAGTTTGGATTGGCTAGTTAGGGAAATCATCAGTTAA